A genomic window from Catalinimonas alkaloidigena includes:
- a CDS encoding YbaY family lipoprotein has translation MGFIRFFAFLSIGVSLLSAGCGSGGRQDAATDSLRVSGTISYRPRVELPPHAVAYVRLVDASLPENETPPLREVRINSPRHVPIRFEFQVADADLSPTHTYALHARITDGNQQVLWATTEPVTIPLVGHHSPLTVEVTRVQADKAPQAFVFNCDSVQMTVRMEGENAQLLWNDQTIHLKRAEAASGAKYTNDSVMFWNKGESASLVIQDAAYQNCQLMEGPWEEAERRGVAFRAVGQEPGWNLEITDDSLHFLTDYGASVYHFSIQDRENNADAAVSRYHSAQAGHRLEVVLEGLPCQDAMSGEEYNTSVTVRLDEREFKGCGRALL, from the coding sequence ATGGGGTTCATACGCTTTTTCGCCTTCCTGAGTATCGGGGTCAGTCTTCTGTCCGCCGGCTGTGGCAGCGGCGGGCGGCAGGACGCCGCAACCGATTCGTTGCGGGTCAGTGGGACCATTTCGTACCGTCCGCGTGTCGAGCTGCCACCCCACGCGGTGGCGTACGTCCGGCTGGTGGATGCCAGTTTGCCCGAAAACGAAACGCCGCCTTTGCGGGAGGTTCGCATCAATTCGCCGCGCCACGTGCCCATCCGGTTTGAGTTTCAGGTGGCCGACGCCGATCTCAGTCCTACGCATACGTACGCGCTTCATGCGCGCATCACCGACGGCAACCAGCAGGTGCTCTGGGCCACGACCGAGCCGGTCACGATTCCCCTCGTCGGGCACCACAGCCCGCTGACGGTGGAGGTGACACGCGTGCAGGCCGACAAAGCCCCGCAGGCGTTTGTCTTCAACTGCGATAGCGTGCAGATGACCGTCCGCATGGAAGGGGAAAACGCCCAACTGTTGTGGAACGACCAGACCATCCATCTTAAAAGGGCAGAGGCCGCTTCCGGTGCCAAGTACACCAACGATTCGGTCATGTTCTGGAACAAGGGGGAATCGGCTTCGTTAGTCATTCAGGACGCTGCTTACCAGAATTGCCAGCTGATGGAAGGCCCCTGGGAGGAGGCCGAGCGGCGGGGCGTAGCGTTTCGGGCGGTGGGGCAGGAGCCGGGCTGGAATCTGGAAATCACGGACGACAGTCTCCATTTTCTGACCGATTATGGCGCGTCCGTTTACCATTTTTCGATTCAGGATCGGGAAAATAATGCGGATGCGGCCGTGAGCCGCTACCATTCGGCGCAGGCGGGGCATCGCCTGGAAGTGGTGCTGGAAGGGCTGCCGTGCCAGGATGCCATGAGCGGAGAAGAGTACAATACGTCGGTCACCGTACGACTCGACGAGCGAGAGTTTAAAGGATGTGGACGGGCTTTGCTTTGA
- a CDS encoding PAS domain S-box protein, with protein MRQRTDALLRQVAEGQAWTYLTTLMQRWRRTHHQGNGQLLALFCSLGRQVLTQQLSRYTTAAEPTLRLTQELDRWYQALEQYLWQLHHAPAGEESLQYNRHHVLEKILASSPAILFIYDLQAHRLVYANRQVEDTLGYALPDLMAMERAQLSEFVHPDDLEALWQGMHHRLQQLNGAVQVNEFRIRDPHQQWRWFRAYVTLLRPATADTSGQLLGNVLEITDQKNAQEELIQSRDYYLTLLEDFPALVWRIDASGELNYINRELRRFRGQDLEALRHSSWDDGLHPDDVASYVTSFRRAYQHHEPFQLECRGRHHSGEYRWMLVLGRPLFSQQGTFTGFLGVAYDLNHQKELQVALEAANEELRNGNRELLRTQHELQELNQQLEWRVQTRTKAYQANEERYRAFVQQSSEGIWRFEFRSGEGVPTHWPVEQQIDYFYQHGYLAECNDAMAQMYGFSKAEEITGLGLSDLLIREEKSNQDYLRAFVEHQYRLVDAESVELDRQGHVRHFLNNLVGFVEAGRLVRTWGMQRDITARKVAEESLKASEKQLRLITDALPVLITYVNAEGRYRFNNRAYEEWFGITREQAYDKRVEEVIGEEAYRTISPAMERAFRGESVYLETEMPYRHGGRRFVGINFIPDQAQGYYALITDISSQKRTQDALVKALQATNRQNQELNRINTDLDGFVYAASHDLRTPIANLEALLNVFVRRVEGRLDISEQEMLRMMKRSSEKLIRTIDDLAQFMRMQKEERSAEVVFFGQVLQAVREDLDFMIHEANVAFEVQFDVDRIRFEPKVLRRVLYNLLSNAVKYRSPERRLRVKIHTFQSKNKVHLTFVDNGLGIQPHQLSKLFKLFKRIHTHVEGTGIGLYMVKRMLENSGATIEVESEAGVGTTFFLTFNAEATIS; from the coding sequence GTGCGGCAGCGAACCGATGCGCTGCTGAGGCAGGTCGCAGAAGGGCAGGCCTGGACCTACCTCACTACCTTGATGCAACGCTGGCGGCGGACGCACCACCAGGGCAATGGCCAACTCTTGGCACTGTTCTGTAGCCTGGGACGCCAGGTACTGACGCAGCAGCTTTCGCGTTACACCACCGCCGCCGAACCGACTTTGCGCCTGACGCAGGAACTGGACCGCTGGTATCAGGCCCTGGAACAGTACCTGTGGCAGTTGCACCATGCACCCGCGGGGGAGGAATCCCTGCAGTACAACCGACACCACGTGCTGGAAAAAATTCTGGCCTCCAGCCCGGCCATTCTGTTTATCTACGACCTGCAGGCACATCGTCTGGTGTACGCCAACCGGCAGGTGGAAGACACGCTGGGGTATGCGCTGCCCGACCTGATGGCGATGGAGCGGGCGCAATTGTCCGAATTTGTGCACCCCGACGACCTGGAAGCCCTGTGGCAGGGCATGCACCACCGGCTTCAGCAACTCAACGGGGCCGTGCAGGTAAACGAATTTCGCATACGCGACCCGCACCAGCAATGGCGCTGGTTTCGGGCGTACGTTACCCTCCTGCGTCCCGCTACGGCCGATACCAGCGGGCAACTGCTGGGGAACGTGCTGGAAATCACCGATCAGAAAAACGCGCAGGAAGAGTTAATCCAGTCGCGTGACTATTACCTGACCCTGCTGGAAGACTTCCCCGCGTTGGTCTGGCGGATCGATGCCTCCGGCGAACTCAATTACATCAACCGGGAGCTGAGGCGGTTCCGGGGGCAGGACCTCGAAGCCCTGCGGCACTCTTCCTGGGATGATGGCCTCCATCCCGACGACGTAGCGTCCTACGTTACGTCCTTTCGACGCGCGTATCAGCACCACGAACCCTTCCAGCTCGAATGCCGGGGGCGGCACCACAGCGGCGAGTACCGGTGGATGCTGGTGCTGGGGCGTCCACTCTTTTCGCAGCAAGGCACGTTTACCGGTTTTTTGGGCGTGGCCTACGACCTGAACCACCAAAAAGAACTACAGGTGGCCCTGGAGGCAGCCAACGAAGAATTGCGCAACGGCAACCGGGAGCTGCTGCGCACGCAACATGAACTCCAGGAACTGAACCAGCAGTTGGAGTGGCGTGTGCAAACGCGGACCAAGGCTTATCAGGCCAACGAAGAGCGGTACCGGGCTTTTGTGCAGCAAAGTTCGGAAGGCATCTGGCGGTTCGAGTTCCGGTCTGGCGAAGGGGTGCCGACCCACTGGCCCGTCGAGCAGCAGATCGACTATTTCTACCAGCATGGCTACCTGGCCGAATGCAACGATGCCATGGCGCAGATGTATGGCTTCTCCAAAGCAGAAGAGATTACCGGACTTGGTCTGAGCGATCTGCTGATTCGGGAAGAGAAATCCAACCAGGACTATCTGCGGGCCTTTGTCGAGCACCAGTACCGGCTGGTGGATGCCGAGTCGGTCGAGCTGGACCGGCAGGGGCACGTACGCCATTTTCTGAACAACCTGGTGGGGTTTGTCGAAGCGGGCCGGTTGGTGAGAACCTGGGGCATGCAGCGCGACATCACCGCCCGGAAGGTGGCGGAAGAGTCGCTCAAAGCGAGCGAAAAACAGCTTCGCCTGATCACAGACGCCTTGCCCGTGCTGATCACCTACGTCAACGCCGAAGGGCGGTACCGGTTCAACAACCGGGCGTACGAAGAGTGGTTCGGCATTACACGCGAACAGGCGTACGACAAGCGCGTGGAAGAGGTAATCGGCGAGGAAGCGTATCGCACCATTTCCCCGGCCATGGAGCGGGCTTTCCGGGGAGAGTCTGTCTACCTCGAAACCGAAATGCCCTACCGGCACGGCGGGCGGCGGTTCGTCGGCATCAACTTCATTCCCGATCAGGCCCAGGGGTATTATGCGCTCATCACCGACATCTCGTCGCAGAAACGCACGCAGGATGCGCTGGTGAAGGCCCTGCAGGCCACCAACCGGCAAAACCAGGAGCTGAACCGCATCAACACCGATCTGGACGGCTTTGTGTACGCGGCCTCGCACGATCTGCGCACGCCCATTGCCAACCTCGAAGCCTTGCTAAATGTGTTTGTGCGCCGGGTGGAAGGCCGGCTCGACATTTCGGAGCAGGAAATGCTGCGGATGATGAAGCGTTCGTCCGAAAAGCTGATTCGCACCATCGACGACCTGGCGCAGTTCATGCGCATGCAAAAAGAAGAGCGGTCGGCAGAGGTCGTCTTTTTTGGACAGGTGCTCCAGGCGGTGCGCGAAGACCTGGACTTCATGATTCACGAGGCAAACGTCGCGTTCGAGGTCCAGTTCGACGTGGATCGTATTCGTTTCGAGCCCAAGGTATTACGACGCGTGTTGTACAATCTGTTGAGCAACGCGGTAAAATACAGGTCGCCAGAGCGTCGCTTACGCGTAAAAATTCATACCTTTCAGTCCAAAAATAAAGTACACCTGACGTTCGTAGACAACGGATTGGGCATTCAGCCCCATCAGCTCTCGAAACTGTTTAAGCTCTTCAAACGCATCCATACCCATGTGGAGGGGACGGGAATTGGACTTTACATGGTGAAACGCATGCTGGAAAACAGCGGTGCCACCATTGAAGTCGAGAGTGAAGCGGGGGTAGGAACCACTTTTTTTCTGACTTTTAACGCTGAAGCAACCATATCCTAA
- a CDS encoding response regulator, protein MSKVRSILLVDDDTISSMIIVLLMEELNVNVKIYTAANGQEALDFIQNFEGDDQTDKKFPELILLDINMPVMDGFEFLDKLVTLKDLPDFRIIMLTTSNYPLDRERAKKYPISGYVNKPLTEEKMNEILATAW, encoded by the coding sequence ATGAGTAAAGTACGGAGCATCCTGTTGGTCGACGACGATACGATCAGTTCTATGATCATCGTCCTGCTGATGGAAGAACTCAATGTTAACGTAAAGATTTATACGGCCGCCAATGGCCAGGAGGCACTCGATTTCATCCAGAACTTTGAAGGAGACGACCAAACGGACAAAAAATTTCCGGAACTGATTCTGCTCGACATCAACATGCCCGTGATGGACGGTTTTGAGTTTCTTGACAAACTGGTGACGCTCAAAGATTTACCCGATTTCCGGATCATTATGCTGACGACGTCCAACTACCCCCTTGACCGGGAGCGGGCGAAAAAATACCCGATCAGTGGGTACGTCAACAAACCCCTGACGGAAGAGAAAATGAACGAAATTCTGGCGACGGCCTGGTAA